The Leishmania panamensis strain MHOM/PA/94/PSC-1 chromosome 19 sequence genome contains the following window.
TAAGCTGCGGCCATGTAtcggtgcgtgcgcgtgtgcatgtgagtGTACGTGCTTTGGCTTTGGCGACACCCAAATCCCTTCCGTTCTTTCATCTTGATCAACGTCTTTCATCTCCATCTCCATTGGACACCCGCGCATATGCGCGCATGCGTGTTTACCGCCGTTGCACAagttgggggggggtgcctcGAGGCGTTCATTTATGCTTTGCGCAGAGGCATCGATCTGGCGCACGCAGTTCAGCCAGCTGactctctctgctctcacTTGCGGAAGAGAGTAGTGCAGATCTCACCCGAGTCTGCATCGAGCGTGTGGGCGTATGCGTCTCACATTGAGGCGTGTGTCGTTCctatctccctctctctctcctgctcaACCCTCAGATGAACCTCTTCCGTGAAGCTCCTTCCACTACGTCTGTCTGTATCGAGCCTGTGTGGTATCGTCTTGCGGTCCGACCGTTGCGCGTGCGTATTGCACTGAGTGtagcacctccaccacctcgacGCACAGACCGAGGGCGCGATAGGGGCAGCATTCAACACGAAGACCCCAAACAAACGCACTAGAGACTGCTCAGTTGCTCATCCGCACAGCCACAGTGTTGCCTGTGTGCCTCCTTCAGCCTCCcgtcgcccctctccctttttttttttttttggtaTTTTAGTTCCCCAATGCGTCAACGCAAAGGCGCGCCAGCCTCTGCGGTCTCATCCACCGCCACAAAGGATGCTGCACACCCTGACAGCTCAGCCAGCACACAGCCAGCGCACCACGCAAGCTTAACGAACGCCGAGGACCTCAACCACAGATCCACCGCCACTACCCCCACGACCCCCAATGTCGGCTTGCACCAACTGCGCGCGAATcggctggaggagatggaaTGCTCCTTCCTCTGCGCGCCGAGGTTCGTGTTGCTTCAGGTAATGGACCGAGTGCCGTACGAGCTCAGCCGCTACTTTGTGCCCTCCCTCTTACCCCAGCACGAGGCAATGCTGACTTGCATTCGTGAGCAGTACGGACGCCCGTACTCCGCAGAGGAAGGGCTCGATGCCGAGCTGCTGGGCCGCTTGTGGAACGGGCATAACCGAGTAATGTTTGCGCCGGAAAACTTGGCCTTCTCGGTGACGGCTCACTCAGTGAGTGATCGGTGGAAGGAGATGGGGTTTCAAGGCACTGACCCGTCTACAGACTTCCGTGGAGCCGGCGTTCTGGGTCTCTTACAGCTCGTGTACCTCGTGGAAAATTATCCTCAG
Protein-coding sequences here:
- a CDS encoding engulfment and cell motility (ELMO)-like protein, putative (TriTrypDB/GeneDB-style sysID: LpmP.19.1450), whose amino-acid sequence is MRQRKGAPASAVSSTATKDAAHPDSSASTQPAHHASLTNAEDLNHRSTATTPTTPNVGLHQLRANRLEEMECSFLCAPRFVLLQVMDRVPYELSRYFVPSLLPQHEAMLTCIREQYGRPYSAEEGLDAELLGRLWNGHNRVMFAPENLAFSVTAHSVSDRWKEMGFQGTDPSTDFRGAGVLGLLQLVYLVENYPQLWSTIVAPDFLAAAAGLNVTMYLSTLLGINPSLNQFSASILSKYSSSTARLRLCCFIFDPSADVAIQRLGEVYCFAMRLLHYRWMRSTRNIMEFNQHLRNMYTELDRLLFVSKTLDELCSLL